A window from Spiroplasma endosymbiont of Aspidapion aeneum encodes these proteins:
- a CDS encoding restriction endonuclease subunit S, whose translation MAIYKLGELILGKPIYGSNQRGLASGKYKYLTQSDIILKSPRVFVNNTDGKVLKKDDFIISRAGTILPYLHEINEEWVYAGYLIKYRLNKNLCIPKYVYYWFKGPGNKTLNQYSNTGSTMPKMNPNTSLNIKINLPNLKEQQKIIDIIEPVEEVFFRYKQCIRLDTYENTKNDIRKIIDIIEPVDNLQRKILILMSKIKLLLIKFYQINPKPLISIKKRNYFLNKKRVNQNLYFPTSSIGEFTLNIDKSLDIKNLLISRANVIPKEGTFIISKLIGENKIYYFDKVSENHVFSTGFFNIESISPDDFSSFILSHNYLIQKSNLANGTTMLSINNDTFSKLITKDNWLNSNIYSKMLYLVSTVSSKIDNLRTLLIGILL comes from the coding sequence ATGGCTATTTACAAACTTGGGGAATTGATATTAGGAAAACCTATTTATGGGTCAAATCAAAGAGGATTAGCAAGTGGAAAATATAAATATTTAACACAATCAGACATCATATTAAAATCTCCAAGGGTATTTGTTAATAATACAGATGGAAAGGTTTTAAAAAAAGACGATTTTATTATCTCTAGGGCGGGTACAATATTACCATATCTGCATGAAATAAATGAGGAATGAGTTTATGCAGGGTACCTAATAAAATATAGGTTAAATAAAAATTTGTGCATACCAAAATATGTTTATTATTGATTCAAAGGTCCGGGAAATAAAACTTTAAATCAATATTCAAATACTGGCTCTACAATGCCAAAAATGAACCCCAATACTTCTTTAAATATAAAAATTAATCTTCCAAATTTGAAAGAACAACAAAAAATAATTGACATTATTGAACCTGTGGAAGAGGTATTTTTTAGGTATAAACAATGTATTAGATTAGACACTTATGAGAATACAAAAAACGATATTAGAAAAATAATTGACATTATTGAACCTGTGGATAATTTACAAAGAAAAATTTTAATATTAATGTCTAAAATAAAATTATTATTAATAAAATTTTATCAAATTAACCCTAAACCTCTAATTAGCATAAAAAAACGCAATTATTTTTTAAATAAAAAGAGAGTTAATCAAAATTTATATTTTCCCACTTCTTCTATTGGTGAATTTACATTAAATATAGATAAGTCATTAGACATCAAAAACTTATTAATATCAAGGGCGAATGTTATTCCTAAAGAGGGTACGTTTATAATTTCTAAATTAATTGGTGAAAATAAAATTTACTATTTTGATAAGGTAAGTGAGAATCATGTTTTTTCAACCGGTTTTTTTAATATTGAATCGATATCACCCGATGATTTTAGTTCATTTATTTTATCCCATAATTATTTAATTCAAAAATCAAATTTAGCAAATGGTACTACAATGCTTTCAATTAATAATGATACTTTTTCTAAATTAATAACCAAAGATAATTGATTAAATAGTAATATATATAGCAAAATGCTATATTTGGTTAGCACTGTAAGCTCAAAAATAGATAATTTAAGAACACTGTTAATTGGAATTTTATTATAA
- a CDS encoding restriction endonuclease subunit S — MAIYKLGELCFFTRGSSDIGYSEVRTKFYKYPIVSAGKSIKGYFNKKNRDMYIASISSSGANAGYITIPNEDYYAADCFSIESKNTNLLKQKYLNYYLLKNQNNIYKLSRGSAQPHVYAKDLCKLELYIPSIEKQQKIIDIIEPVEEVKNLLNKYHLKLLEFIAKLPLSGKNIKIKELLKSIKNEKKNISQISAKVINKNTGQILNLERENTYQTNSYFCEARTFLFCSIRTYLKKWAITPFDADVNGTLYQFKILQNITQLIKYFMSEKSWNKFSQMSKGTKMPVIDKDVFLDILIPKTMVNIDKIDILLVTVNKLLIKLNNLLKKMVLFFIV; from the coding sequence ATGGCTATTTACAAACTTGGGGAATTATGTTTTTTTACTAGAGGAAGTTCAGATATCGGGTATTCAGAAGTAAGAACTAAATTTTATAAATATCCAATAGTCAGTGCTGGAAAAAGTATAAAGGGATATTTTAATAAAAAAAATAGAGACATGTATATTGCATCAATTTCATCTTCTGGAGCAAACGCAGGATATATTACGATTCCGAATGAGGATTACTATGCGGCCGATTGTTTTTCAATTGAATCAAAAAATACTAATTTATTGAAACAAAAATATTTGAATTATTATTTACTTAAGAATCAAAATAATATCTATAAACTTAGTAGGGGTTCGGCTCAACCTCACGTATATGCTAAAGACTTATGTAAATTAGAATTGTATATACCATCCATTGAAAAACAACAAAAAATAATTGACATTATTGAACCTGTGGAAGAGGTAAAAAATTTATTAAATAAGTATCACCTAAAATTACTTGAATTTATTGCAAAATTGCCATTAAGTGGTAAAAATATAAAAATTAAGGAATTACTTAAATCAATTAAAAATGAAAAGAAAAATATTTCTCAAATTTCTGCAAAAGTTATTAATAAAAATACTGGCCAAATATTAAATTTAGAACGTGAAAACACATATCAAACAAATAGTTATTTTTGCGAGGCAAGAACATTTTTATTTTGTTCTATAAGAACATACCTAAAAAAATGAGCAATCACCCCTTTTGATGCAGATGTAAATGGTACATTATATCAATTTAAAATTTTACAAAATATTACTCAGCTTATAAAATACTTTATGTCTGAAAAATCTTGAAATAAATTTTCACAAATGTCAAAGGGAACAAAAATGCCCGTTATTGATAAAGATGTATTTTTGGATATTTTAATTCCAAAAACTATGGTTAATATTGATAAAATAGATATATTATTAGTTACAGTGAACAAACTATTAATCAAGCTAAATAATTTATTAAAAAAAATGGTACTGTTTTTTATAGTGTAA
- a CDS encoding class I SAM-dependent DNA methyltransferase translates to MAKNIRQLEAKLWSAAESLRGNLSAEEYMHIVLGVLSLKYISDKYNTAIKKIREDNLDPDIIDSIDFYNEYGAFKVPKESSWDYIINYANSEKIGEVMDKAFIKLENENKMLKNVFDKNYNRESIDQNKLGDVVKIFSEEDFSSEEDEDIVGRIYEYFLGHFFKDRGQKGGEFYTPTSIVELMINILKPLRGKIYDPACGTGGILVQSKRYINQNKGNFNLITVYGQEYNNITWKLAKLNILLHGFSLYDANDRSTLGEMSADTFTNDLHSMQKFDYVLANPPFNMKKWSQEDLIDDPRWKWGLPPKGNANYAWLSHIVDKMSSTGRGAVILANGSLSSSQKQEIEIRKKLIEDNKVDAIIQLPDKLFYTTGIPASIWFFNNKKVNNKVLMVSGSSLDGNMISKKLRELKDTEIKNIVKIFDMHEKGEDIDFPELAKTITINELKENDYSFVPGRYISSSIDEIDIEATKDEIRTLGKELSDLLSEFLNLTPKVEEAIEKAINFKKDDVQ, encoded by the coding sequence ATGGCAAAAAATATAAGGCAATTAGAAGCTAAATTATGAAGTGCAGCAGAGTCGTTAAGAGGAAATTTATCAGCAGAGGAGTATATGCATATTGTGCTCGGTGTATTATCACTTAAATATATTTCAGATAAATATAATACTGCTATTAAAAAAATAAGAGAAGATAATTTAGATCCCGATATTATCGATAGTATAGATTTTTATAATGAATACGGTGCCTTTAAAGTTCCAAAGGAGTCATCTTGAGATTATATTATTAACTACGCTAATTCAGAAAAAATTGGCGAAGTTATGGATAAAGCATTTATTAAGCTAGAAAATGAAAATAAGATGTTAAAAAATGTATTTGACAAAAATTATAATAGAGAGTCAATAGATCAAAATAAATTGGGTGATGTTGTTAAAATATTTTCAGAGGAAGATTTTTCATCTGAAGAAGATGAAGATATTGTCGGAAGAATATATGAATATTTTTTAGGGCATTTCTTTAAGGATAGGGGACAAAAAGGTGGTGAATTCTATACCCCAACATCTATTGTTGAATTAATGATTAATATTTTAAAACCATTACGTGGAAAAATATATGACCCTGCTTGTGGAACAGGTGGGATTCTTGTGCAATCAAAGAGATACATAAATCAAAATAAGGGAAATTTTAATTTAATAACAGTTTATGGTCAAGAGTATAATAATATAACATGAAAATTAGCAAAATTAAATATTTTACTTCATGGTTTCTCATTATATGATGCAAATGATAGATCAACGCTTGGTGAAATGTCTGCAGATACTTTTACAAATGATTTACATAGTATGCAGAAATTTGATTATGTTTTAGCGAATCCTCCTTTTAATATGAAGAAATGGTCTCAAGAAGATCTAATTGATGACCCAAGATGGAAGTGGGGATTACCACCAAAAGGTAATGCAAATTATGCATGACTTTCTCATATTGTCGATAAAATGTCCTCAACGGGAAGAGGGGCAGTTATTCTTGCAAATGGTTCATTATCATCATCACAAAAACAAGAAATAGAGATTAGAAAGAAATTAATTGAGGATAACAAGGTAGATGCTATAATTCAACTTCCAGATAAATTATTCTATACAACAGGGATTCCTGCTTCTATTTGATTTTTTAATAATAAGAAGGTAAACAATAAAGTTTTAATGGTTTCAGGTTCGTCTCTTGATGGAAATATGATCTCTAAAAAATTACGTGAATTAAAAGATACTGAAATAAAAAACATTGTTAAAATTTTTGATATGCATGAAAAAGGTGAGGATATTGATTTTCCCGAACTTGCCAAGACTATAACAATTAATGAACTAAAGGAAAATGACTACTCTTTTGTTCCTGGGAGGTATATTAGTTCAAGTATAGATGAAATTGATATTGAGGCTACAAAAGATGAAATAAGGACGCTAGGAAAGGAATTGTCTGATTTACTATCTGAATTTTTAAATTTAACACCCAAAGTAGAAGAAGCAATTGAAAAGGCAATTAATTTTAAAAAGGATGATGTTCAATAA
- a CDS encoding HsdR family type I site-specific deoxyribonuclease → MKEKNFEDYIHQQLEKYGWTYKESIYRSDDQDVWDLCILKQKIIEINNIDESEANKAIFEIQKINFDYITMNYKCWKFLLEGVKVWDSVTNQTKSIKLISDNYMLNDYIFTRQFRVSDGSTTRIPDIVMFINGLPIAILELKSELAFENIEDAFNQNESLKLFCPKLWSFNIFNFISNRLDTRYGTVTSSYQKMIRANNMKTRDDRDIIEFLFERKNIIDYITKYSFFSDEKGFLSKYIAAPHQVEAVINSMNNILDDNAKGGLVWHTQGSGKSVTMIFLAKSIIIAKPKTTIIMLTDRKTLDLQLYQRFTNASYFLRNKPILVESRKDLIVKLENKKYFGIYFTTIQKFFSNTGILSNRKDICVLVDEAHRTQNNIEDEYKISKEVKKLILKSGYAKFMRSALPNAKFVGFTGTPLIGFEKDSKKIFGEYNHKYLMSDSTEDGTTVPIHYEMRKLEIPLNQEYLDIMDKLQEEYISTLDPDKITSHQNLNKLMESANINDILENKNIILEKSKDILKHYDSRNSILNNKVMIVANSRNAAYLYYKTITELRPEIKNEVILVITGNNKDSLEMKNSIVQKKEINSVESEFRKDTSKYKIAIVVDMWLTGFDVPDLETLYMDKVIKWHNLIQAIARVNRTYENNLTKKIKYNGLIVDYIGIWNHIADALLQYSNNKRIGFGISIENIEEAKKYLLDTINIINDNYMKNINNFNNLNDTEKYNYIILSYEKLLSINDNNSRNEFIKLARNIGKYLKMSFSIIEDDIKQQAKGIVQVSKLLTRNIVVVAGQLEETIYSIKNAIKDCIDSSKSDIEIKSSILTKNIYDVAQILEHEVKELQNIYPHVALKMYKSGIQLMIDELDKTRPIAAKKMSEKIRDILSGMQANDNIEKIIELIREIAKEIINKIDEPVEFEDSQLQAFYEIIADDQYLRDNKNSEILRRLAKDIYQTVVKAGTEQFETSGKVKSHIKVELHKLLKNKYNYPPDNLKDISGLLINQITKSIRLNKDYFKRER, encoded by the coding sequence ATGAAGGAAAAAAATTTTGAAGATTACATACACCAGCAATTAGAAAAGTATGGTTGAACCTACAAGGAATCTATTTATCGCAGCGATGACCAAGATGTGTGAGACCTATGTATTTTAAAACAGAAAATTATAGAAATAAATAATATTGATGAGAGCGAAGCCAATAAAGCAATTTTTGAGATTCAGAAAATTAACTTTGACTATATAACAATGAATTATAAATGTTGAAAATTCTTATTAGAAGGAGTTAAAGTATGAGATAGTGTTACAAATCAAACAAAATCAATTAAATTAATATCGGATAATTACATGCTAAATGATTATATTTTCACTAGGCAATTTAGGGTATCAGATGGTTCTACTACAAGAATTCCAGATATTGTCATGTTTATCAATGGATTACCAATTGCTATTTTGGAATTAAAGAGTGAATTAGCATTTGAGAATATTGAAGATGCTTTTAATCAGAATGAGTCCTTAAAATTATTTTGCCCAAAATTATGGTCATTTAATATTTTTAATTTTATTTCAAACAGATTGGATACAAGATATGGCACAGTCACATCATCTTATCAAAAAATGATAAGAGCTAATAATATGAAAACAAGAGATGACAGAGATATTATAGAATTTCTTTTTGAAAGGAAAAATATAATAGATTATATAACAAAATATTCTTTTTTCTCAGATGAAAAAGGTTTTTTATCTAAATACATCGCAGCTCCCCACCAAGTTGAGGCGGTTATTAATTCGATGAATAATATTTTAGATGATAACGCAAAAGGTGGGCTTGTATGGCATACACAAGGATCTGGAAAGTCAGTTACAATGATTTTTTTAGCAAAAAGTATTATCATCGCAAAACCAAAAACAACAATTATAATGTTAACTGATAGAAAAACACTTGATTTACAATTATATCAACGTTTCACAAATGCAAGTTATTTTTTACGCAACAAACCTATTTTAGTAGAGTCTCGTAAAGATTTAATTGTAAAATTAGAAAACAAAAAATATTTTGGAATTTATTTTACAACAATTCAAAAATTCTTTTCTAATACTGGGATATTGTCTAATAGAAAAGATATATGTGTTTTGGTTGATGAGGCACATCGTACACAAAATAATATTGAGGATGAATATAAAATTTCAAAAGAAGTCAAAAAATTAATTTTAAAATCTGGATATGCAAAATTTATGAGATCTGCTCTACCAAATGCAAAATTTGTAGGTTTCACAGGAACACCACTAATTGGTTTCGAAAAAGATAGTAAGAAAATATTTGGAGAATATAATCATAAATATTTAATGAGTGATTCTACAGAGGATGGTACAACTGTTCCCATTCATTATGAAATGAGAAAATTGGAAATACCTCTTAATCAAGAATATTTGGATATTATGGATAAGCTTCAAGAAGAATATATTAGCACACTTGACCCTGACAAAATAACATCTCATCAAAACCTAAATAAATTGATGGAGTCAGCTAATATTAATGATATTTTAGAAAATAAAAATATTATTTTAGAAAAATCAAAAGATATTCTAAAGCATTATGATTCTAGAAATTCTATTCTAAATAATAAGGTTATGATAGTTGCAAATAGTAGAAATGCTGCTTATTTATATTATAAAACAATTACTGAATTAAGACCAGAAATTAAAAATGAAGTTATTTTAGTTATTACTGGGAATAATAAGGATTCTTTAGAAATGAAAAATTCAATAGTTCAAAAGAAAGAAATTAATAGTGTTGAGTCAGAGTTTAGAAAAGATACTTCAAAATATAAGATCGCTATTGTTGTAGACATGTGGTTGACAGGTTTTGATGTTCCAGATTTAGAGACACTATATATGGATAAGGTTATAAAATGACACAACCTTATTCAAGCTATTGCTAGAGTTAATAGAACATATGAAAATAATTTGACAAAAAAAATAAAATATAACGGCTTAATTGTTGATTATATCGGAATTTGAAATCACATAGCAGATGCATTATTACAATACTCAAATAATAAGAGAATTGGATTTGGTATTTCAATTGAAAATATTGAAGAGGCAAAAAAATATCTACTTGATACCATTAATATAATTAATGATAATTATATGAAAAATATAAATAATTTTAATAATCTTAATGATACTGAAAAGTATAATTATATAATTTTAAGCTATGAAAAATTGTTATCAATAAATGATAATAATAGTAGAAACGAATTTATTAAATTAGCAAGAAATATTGGCAAATATTTAAAAATGTCATTTTCAATTATCGAAGATGATATAAAACAACAAGCTAAAGGTATAGTTCAGGTAAGTAAACTATTAACAAGAAATATTGTAGTTGTTGCTGGTCAATTAGAAGAAACAATATATTCTATTAAAAATGCAATCAAGGATTGCATCGATTCATCTAAATCGGATATTGAAATAAAATCAAGTATTTTAACCAAAAATATTTATGATGTTGCACAAATATTGGAGCACGAGGTAAAAGAATTGCAAAATATATATCCACACGTAGCTCTTAAAATGTACAAAAGTGGTATTCAATTAATGATTGATGAATTAGATAAAACAAGACCTATAGCTGCCAAAAAAATGTCTGAAAAAATAAGAGATATATTGAGTGGGATGCAGGCAAACGATAACATTGAGAAGATTATAGAACTTATTCGAGAAATCGCCAAAGAGATAATAAACAAAATCGATGAGCCAGTAGAATTTGAAGATTCACAGCTGCAAGCTTTTTATGAAATTATTGCAGATGATCAATACCTAAGAGATAATAAAAATTCTGAAATTTTGAGAAGATTGGCTAAGGATATTTATCAAACAGTCGTTAAGGCTGGAACAGAGCAGTTTGAGACCAGTGGTAAGGTAAAATCACATATTAAAGTTGAGTTACATAAATTACTAAAAAATAAGTATAACTATCCGCCTGATAATTTAAAAGATATATCAGGATTATTGATTAATCAAATAACAAAATCTATTAGATTAAATAAAGACTACTTTAAAAGGGAGAGATAA